One Chlorobaculum limnaeum genomic window carries:
- a CDS encoding GNAT family N-acetyltransferase: protein MPNIRIAEPGDIEACARLLNVLFSQEHEFTPDPKKQEAGLEMIIGNPSAGTVFVCEEDGTIIGMVSLLNLVSTALGKKVVMLEDMIIDPAFRSQGIGALLLEHACRWAREEGYGRATLLTDGDNIPAQHFYEAHGFVRSTMVAYRRRL, encoded by the coding sequence ATGCCGAATATCCGAATTGCAGAACCCGGCGACATCGAGGCTTGCGCCCGGTTGCTGAATGTTCTTTTCAGCCAGGAACACGAATTCACGCCAGACCCCAAAAAACAGGAGGCCGGGCTGGAGATGATCATCGGCAACCCGTCGGCGGGAACGGTGTTCGTGTGCGAAGAGGACGGGACAATTATCGGCATGGTCTCTCTGCTGAATCTGGTCAGCACGGCGCTCGGCAAAAAGGTGGTGATGCTCGAAGACATGATCATCGATCCCGCATTCCGCAGTCAGGGCATCGGCGCATTGCTCCTCGAACACGCCTGCCGCTGGGCGCGCGAAGAGGGTTATGGCCGGGCCACGCTGCTGACCGACGGCGACAACATTCCGGCCCAGCACTTTTACGAGGCGCATGGCTTCGTACGTTCGACGATGGTGGCTTACAGGAGAAGGCTATAA
- a CDS encoding lipocalin family protein gives MFKNFLRKRLHIGGPGTVPQVDVLRYCGTWYEIASIPPKEQRRCTNTKAEYTFDAAKGRVLVRNSCRRNGREASIRATAVPVEGSGNAKLIVTFFRFIKGDYWVIGLADDYSWALVSDTTGTRCWVLSRTPYMDEVIYRQLLDQLRLKGIDTAKLVKTAQG, from the coding sequence ATGTTCAAGAATTTTTTACGCAAGCGCTTGCATATCGGTGGCCCGGGCACCGTGCCGCAGGTTGATGTTTTGAGATATTGCGGCACCTGGTACGAAATCGCCTCGATTCCTCCAAAAGAGCAGCGCCGGTGTACCAACACAAAAGCCGAATATACCTTCGACGCCGCCAAGGGCCGGGTGCTGGTTCGCAACTCCTGCCGCCGGAATGGGCGTGAAGCGTCGATACGGGCGACCGCCGTGCCGGTGGAGGGAAGCGGCAACGCCAAGCTGATCGTCACCTTTTTCAGATTCATCAAGGGCGATTACTGGGTCATCGGTCTTGCCGACGACTATTCGTGGGCGCTGGTTTCCGATACTACCGGAACGCGCTGCTGGGTGCTGTCGAGAACGCCCTACATGGATGAGGTCATCTACCGGCAGTTGCTCGATCAGTTGCGCCTGAAGGGAATCGATACGGCGAAGCTGGTGAAGACCGCGCAAGGGTGA
- a CDS encoding TMEM165/GDT1 family protein, translating into MDAFWLSLVMIFLAELGDKTQLVALTLATCYNTRVVLWGIFWATLAVHVFSAGIGWFVGGLLPGDWIAFIAGVSFIIFGFWTLRGDSLDDDEAGECKTGVNPFWLVFSTFFMAELGDKTMLSTISLATTNPFLPVWLGSTIGMVVSDGLAVIVGRMMGKNLPEKAIRIGASFVFFLFGAWWMYEGGSKFSLPVWSAALLTLVGAALFFFRDLIGKRRGNEA; encoded by the coding sequence ATGGACGCTTTCTGGCTCTCCCTCGTCATGATTTTTCTCGCCGAGCTGGGCGACAAGACCCAGCTTGTGGCGCTGACGCTCGCAACCTGCTACAACACGCGCGTCGTGCTGTGGGGCATTTTCTGGGCGACGCTTGCCGTGCATGTCTTTTCGGCGGGCATCGGCTGGTTCGTCGGCGGTCTTCTGCCGGGCGACTGGATCGCGTTCATCGCGGGTGTATCCTTCATCATCTTCGGCTTCTGGACGCTGCGCGGCGACAGCCTCGACGACGATGAGGCGGGGGAGTGCAAAACCGGCGTCAATCCCTTCTGGCTGGTCTTCTCGACCTTTTTCATGGCAGAGCTTGGCGACAAGACCATGCTCTCGACGATCAGTCTTGCCACCACCAATCCCTTTTTGCCGGTCTGGCTTGGCTCGACCATCGGCATGGTGGTCTCGGACGGTCTCGCCGTCATCGTGGGCCGGATGATGGGCAAGAACCTGCCCGAAAAGGCGATCCGCATCGGCGCATCCTTCGTCTTCTTTCTCTTCGGCGCCTGGTGGATGTACGAGGGCGGCTCGAAATTTTCGCTGCCCGTCTGGTCAGCTGCCCTTCTGACGCTCGTCGGGGCCGCGCTCTTTTTCTTCCGCGATCTGATCGGGAAGCGGCGCGGAAACGAGGCGTAA
- a CDS encoding helicase HerA domain-containing protein yields the protein MKAPEERLGSFYLGAEYDLQSGARLDLPVHYDARDLTTHAVCVGMTGSGKTGLCIDLLEEAALDKVPVILVDPKGDMTNLLLQFPDLSPEDFLPWIDQDEARRKGKSPEELAAATAAMWKNGLADWGIAPERIRQLKAAAEFTIFTPGSDAGIPVNILGSLAAPKLDFDTEAETIRERIAGTVSALCGLVGIDADPVKSRESILLSAIFEHFWRAGTDLDLATLIGSIQNPPVRQIGVFDVNTFYPEKERFELAMSFNALLASSSFQSWLSGQPLDIASMLYTADARPRVAIFSLAHLSENERMFFVTLLLENVLTWTRSQQGTSSLRALLYFDEVFGYLPPVAEPPSKRPLMTMLKQARAFGVGCVLVTQNPVDLDYKALTNTGTWFIGKLQAERDKARVLEGLKSAISEAGGSDAGFDFDTVISKLGNRVFLMHNVHEERPVIFQTRWAMSFLSGPMTRPQIRTLMAGRKNGSTAQPPAASPRPASPTATEASEATPLPSGYSALPPGLDPSIKQLFVPATIDPAAALARRSQGAPASAALLYEPALIGGASVDFVDAKRGISQTRRIVLACTEIDVAGNPDWEKSQPLAATLDELSDRPDANAAGFAALPETLGNARKLSSCSRSLSDWLYRRERMPVTIHPATGLFRSDNESERDFTIRLQQSAREQRDREVDALEKKYATQLERIAEKIRKEERELAQDEAEHQNRKAGELIGLGETMLGFFLGRKSTRGIGSAINRRRMTANAKADIEESVETIDELKRQQEEIETTLKEEAAGIAARWEHPESALTTEEIAPRRSDVVIQIVTTGWLPFWQVTLDAASGGSTLFLPAYETVAAS from the coding sequence ATGAAAGCTCCCGAAGAGCGCCTCGGCTCCTTTTACCTCGGCGCGGAATACGACCTGCAATCGGGCGCGCGGCTCGATCTGCCGGTGCATTACGACGCCCGCGACCTCACCACCCACGCGGTCTGCGTCGGCATGACCGGCAGCGGCAAAACCGGCCTCTGCATCGACCTGCTCGAAGAGGCGGCGCTCGACAAGGTGCCGGTGATCCTCGTCGATCCGAAGGGCGACATGACCAACCTGCTCTTGCAGTTCCCCGATCTCTCGCCCGAAGATTTCCTGCCGTGGATCGACCAGGACGAGGCGCGGCGCAAGGGCAAGAGTCCCGAAGAGCTTGCTGCCGCGACTGCCGCGATGTGGAAGAACGGACTCGCCGACTGGGGTATCGCTCCCGAACGGATCCGCCAACTCAAAGCCGCCGCTGAATTTACGATCTTCACGCCCGGCTCCGACGCCGGAATTCCGGTGAACATCCTCGGCAGCCTCGCCGCCCCGAAGCTCGATTTCGACACGGAGGCCGAAACAATCCGCGAGCGCATCGCCGGAACGGTCAGCGCCCTCTGCGGCCTGGTCGGCATCGACGCCGATCCGGTCAAGAGCCGCGAATCGATTCTGCTCTCCGCCATCTTCGAGCACTTCTGGCGGGCGGGCACGGACCTCGACCTGGCCACGCTGATCGGCTCCATCCAGAACCCGCCCGTGCGGCAGATCGGTGTGTTCGATGTCAACACCTTCTACCCGGAAAAAGAGCGCTTCGAACTCGCCATGTCGTTCAACGCGCTACTCGCCTCGTCCTCCTTCCAGAGCTGGCTCTCCGGCCAGCCGCTCGACATCGCCTCCATGCTCTACACCGCCGACGCGCGGCCACGGGTCGCGATCTTCTCGCTCGCGCACCTGTCGGAGAACGAGCGGATGTTCTTCGTCACGCTGCTGCTCGAAAACGTGCTGACCTGGACGCGCTCGCAGCAGGGCACCTCCAGCCTCCGGGCGCTGCTCTACTTCGACGAGGTGTTCGGCTACCTGCCGCCGGTCGCCGAGCCGCCATCGAAACGGCCGCTCATGACGATGCTCAAGCAGGCCCGCGCGTTTGGCGTCGGCTGTGTGCTGGTGACGCAGAATCCGGTCGATCTCGACTACAAAGCGCTGACCAACACCGGCACCTGGTTCATCGGCAAGTTGCAGGCCGAGCGCGACAAGGCCCGCGTGCTCGAAGGGCTGAAAAGCGCCATCAGCGAGGCGGGCGGATCGGACGCCGGATTCGATTTCGACACGGTCATCAGCAAGCTCGGCAACAGGGTCTTTCTCATGCACAACGTGCACGAGGAGCGTCCGGTGATCTTCCAGACCCGCTGGGCGATGAGCTTCCTCTCCGGCCCGATGACCCGCCCGCAGATAAGAACGCTCATGGCCGGGCGCAAAAACGGCTCGACCGCGCAACCTCCGGCAGCCTCGCCTCGTCCCGCGTCTCCGACCGCCACTGAAGCTTCAGAGGCAACGCCGCTGCCATCGGGTTACTCCGCCCTCCCGCCAGGACTCGATCCTTCGATCAAGCAACTCTTCGTCCCAGCCACCATCGACCCGGCGGCGGCGCTCGCCCGGCGCTCGCAGGGAGCGCCAGCGTCGGCGGCGCTGCTCTACGAACCGGCGCTCATCGGCGGCGCTTCGGTGGATTTCGTGGACGCCAAACGCGGCATAAGCCAGACGAGACGCATTGTGCTCGCCTGCACGGAGATTGATGTCGCGGGCAATCCCGACTGGGAAAAAAGCCAGCCGCTCGCCGCCACGTTGGACGAGCTTTCGGATCGCCCCGACGCCAACGCCGCCGGATTCGCGGCGCTGCCCGAAACGCTCGGCAACGCCCGGAAGCTCTCATCGTGCAGCCGCTCGCTCTCGGACTGGCTCTACCGGCGCGAACGTATGCCCGTCACCATCCATCCGGCGACCGGCCTGTTCCGGAGCGACAACGAGAGCGAGCGCGATTTCACCATCCGCCTGCAACAGTCGGCGCGTGAACAGCGAGACCGTGAGGTCGATGCGCTCGAAAAAAAATATGCCACGCAGCTTGAACGCATCGCCGAAAAGATCAGGAAGGAGGAGCGCGAACTGGCGCAGGACGAGGCGGAGCACCAGAACCGGAAGGCTGGCGAGCTGATCGGACTTGGCGAAACCATGCTCGGCTTTTTCCTCGGACGGAAAAGCACGCGAGGCATCGGCAGCGCCATCAACCGGCGGCGCATGACGGCAAACGCCAAGGCGGATATCGAGGAGTCGGTGGAGACCATCGATGAACTGAAGCGTCAGCAGGAGGAGATCGAGACTACGCTGAAAGAAGAGGCCGCCGGAATCGCGGCACGATGGGAACACCCCGAATCGGCGCTGACGACCGAAGAGATCGCACCACGCCGAAGCGACGTGGTGATACAGATCGTGACCACCGGCTGGCTCCCCTTCTGGCAGGTCACGCTCGACGCGGCTTCCGGCGGCAGCACGCTCTTCCTGCCAGCCTATGAAACCGTCGCCGCGTCATAA
- a CDS encoding ABC transporter ATP-binding protein — MAKLLELRDLSFGYDKDGPLLFEHLSLSVGTGEFLIIKGASGSGKSTLLRLICRLNTPRSGSILFKGRNTANIPPPELRSKVTYVAQIPQMIEGTIRDNLLLSFTFAQGRRKAAPDDATLERMLEAFYLHGVGLEQSASKLSVGQKQRLSIMRAILNVPDMLLLDEPTSALDAESAAMVFSIIERLNTEEGKTLIIVTHSDYSPAVPRVRKCIFRNGNLECA; from the coding sequence ATGGCCAAGCTTCTCGAACTCAGAGACCTCTCGTTCGGCTACGACAAAGACGGGCCGCTGCTCTTCGAGCATCTGTCGCTCAGCGTGGGCACGGGGGAGTTCCTCATCATCAAGGGCGCGTCGGGGAGCGGCAAGTCAACGCTTTTGCGCCTCATCTGCCGTCTCAACACGCCGCGTTCCGGCTCGATTCTCTTCAAAGGGCGGAACACCGCCAACATTCCGCCGCCCGAGCTGCGCTCGAAGGTGACCTACGTGGCGCAGATTCCGCAGATGATCGAGGGCACGATTCGCGACAATCTTCTGCTCTCGTTCACTTTCGCACAGGGACGCCGCAAAGCCGCGCCGGATGACGCGACGCTGGAGCGGATGCTCGAAGCGTTCTACCTGCACGGCGTCGGGCTGGAGCAGTCGGCAAGCAAGCTCTCGGTTGGCCAGAAGCAGCGCCTCTCGATCATGCGCGCCATTCTCAACGTGCCGGACATGCTGCTGCTCGACGAGCCGACCTCGGCGCTCGATGCCGAAAGCGCCGCGATGGTCTTTTCGATCATCGAGCGCCTCAACACCGAGGAGGGCAAAACGCTCATCATCGTCACCCACAGCGACTACAGCCCCGCCGTGCCAAGGGTCAGAAAGTGCATCTTCCGCAACGGAAACCTCGAATGCGCATGA
- a CDS encoding ABC transporter permease gives MNQIIEISIPQLLLALLFIVIAQVTSLVHKLGLNRDITVGAIRTVSQLFVMGYALTFIFGAQNPWLTLGIFVVMVFSAVFIIRGRVKEKQIAYEIPTFLTMLSSYFLTALFVSWLVIGVHPWWEPRYFIPTAGMVIGNSMSALAISIERLFSQMRQQREVVEMKLCLGANYKEASRDIFTGAVKAGMIPSINAMMGVGLVFIPGMMSGQILAGADPLIAIRYQIVVMFMLVGSTAMSTIIVTHIIRRRCFGESEELLVSAE, from the coding sequence ATGAACCAGATCATCGAAATTTCGATTCCGCAGCTTCTGCTGGCCTTGCTTTTCATCGTGATTGCGCAAGTGACCTCGCTCGTTCACAAGCTCGGGCTGAACCGGGACATTACGGTGGGCGCGATCCGCACCGTCTCGCAGCTTTTCGTGATGGGCTACGCGTTGACCTTCATTTTCGGGGCGCAGAATCCGTGGCTGACGCTCGGCATCTTTGTCGTCATGGTCTTTTCAGCGGTCTTCATCATTCGCGGGCGGGTGAAGGAGAAGCAGATCGCCTACGAAATACCGACCTTTCTGACGATGCTGTCGAGCTACTTCCTCACGGCGCTGTTCGTCTCGTGGCTGGTGATTGGTGTGCATCCGTGGTGGGAGCCGCGCTACTTCATTCCGACGGCGGGGATGGTGATCGGCAACTCGATGTCCGCGCTGGCGATCTCCATCGAGCGCCTCTTCTCGCAGATGCGCCAGCAGCGGGAGGTGGTCGAAATGAAGCTCTGCCTCGGCGCGAACTACAAAGAGGCGAGCCGCGACATATTCACGGGAGCAGTCAAGGCGGGGATGATCCCGTCGATCAACGCCATGATGGGCGTGGGCCTGGTTTTCATTCCCGGCATGATGTCCGGCCAGATTCTCGCCGGAGCCGACCCGCTCATCGCCATCCGCTACCAGATCGTCGTCATGTTCATGCTGGTCGGCTCGACGGCAATGAGCACCATCATCGTCACCCACATCATCCGCCGCCGCTGCTTCGGCGAAAGCGAAGAGCTGCTGGTGTCGGCGGAGTGA
- a CDS encoding DUF2281 domain-containing protein, protein MTLDEKIHQYAQRLPYSFQEEVFDFVQFLLLKAEQQEKQDFESLSLSNAMRDMEDEPDLYSLSDIRTTFS, encoded by the coding sequence ATGACACTTGATGAAAAAATCCATCAGTACGCGCAGAGATTGCCGTACTCATTTCAGGAAGAAGTATTCGATTTCGTTCAATTTCTTCTATTGAAAGCAGAGCAGCAGGAAAAACAGGATTTCGAGTCTTTATCTTTGTCAAACGCCATGCGTGACATGGAAGATGAGCCGGATTTATACAGCCTTTCTGATATACGGACAACTTTTTCATGA
- a CDS encoding type II toxin-antitoxin system PemK/MazF family toxin, with protein sequence MKQDKRAGDIVVFRFPQTNLEKGKLRPALLLAKLPGEYDDWLTCMISSQVRHCVDGFDEIVQENDVDFKQSGLKVTSVIRSGRLAVISGESLIGAIGQISDERLDRVKKHLSNWVLGI encoded by the coding sequence ATGAAACAGGATAAGCGAGCAGGAGATATCGTCGTATTTCGGTTTCCACAAACAAACCTTGAAAAAGGCAAGCTACGTCCAGCGCTTTTACTGGCTAAGTTGCCTGGTGAATATGATGATTGGTTGACTTGCATGATTTCGTCGCAAGTTCGTCATTGTGTTGATGGGTTTGATGAAATCGTGCAAGAGAACGATGTCGATTTTAAACAAAGCGGTCTGAAAGTTACCAGCGTGATTCGGTCTGGTCGTCTTGCTGTTATATCGGGGGAGTCTCTGATTGGGGCAATTGGTCAAATTTCCGATGAAAGATTGGATCGGGTGAAGAAGCATTTATCGAATTGGGTTCTTGGTATATAA
- a CDS encoding toll/interleukin-1 receptor domain-containing protein, producing MKNLTGTWIGTIRGTNQGAVFAKFSETNGCISGEVHINDPVHGTGVYTVSEGKNSYDKIRLVLIPNKVTIKYGHGIVTVLAHLVSQTQCEGEWRSTIGTAGTLTIAKVDMLDTGIKDAGYNDIQQMKSTTMICDQGNSLKSGRTKVFVSYSHEDSDWLKRLKIHLKPLERDYAIDIWEDTKIQPGSKWVEEIEKAIQSAKIALLIISADYLASDFIVNNELPPLLDAANKDGALIMPLIVSPSRFMSVKNLSRFQAINDPKKPLINMSKGAQEEILVNLTEKVESILRAN from the coding sequence ATGAAAAACTTAACAGGAACGTGGATTGGAACGATTCGGGGCACCAATCAAGGTGCTGTGTTTGCTAAGTTTTCAGAAACTAATGGTTGTATATCAGGTGAGGTTCACATAAATGACCCTGTGCATGGTACTGGAGTTTATACTGTATCAGAAGGAAAAAATTCTTATGATAAAATCAGATTAGTTCTAATTCCTAATAAAGTTACTATAAAATATGGGCACGGCATTGTAACTGTTCTTGCTCATTTAGTCAGCCAAACACAATGTGAAGGGGAGTGGCGGTCAACAATTGGTACAGCAGGAACGCTTACAATAGCAAAGGTGGATATGCTTGATACAGGCATTAAAGATGCAGGTTATAATGATATTCAGCAAATGAAATCAACTACAATGATATGCGATCAAGGAAATTCATTAAAGTCAGGGCGTACAAAAGTTTTTGTCAGTTATAGCCATGAAGATTCTGATTGGTTGAAAAGGCTTAAAATACATCTTAAACCTTTAGAACGCGATTACGCCATTGATATTTGGGAGGATACGAAAATTCAGCCTGGTTCAAAATGGGTTGAAGAAATTGAGAAAGCAATCCAATCGGCAAAGATTGCGTTGCTAATTATTAGCGCAGATTATCTTGCTTCAGATTTTATAGTTAATAACGAACTACCTCCTTTGCTTGATGCCGCCAACAAAGATGGTGCTTTAATTATGCCGCTAATTGTTAGCCCTTCAAGGTTTATGTCGGTTAAAAATTTATCGCGATTTCAGGCAATCAATGATCCAAAAAAACCATTAATCAATATGTCAAAAGGTGCACAAGAAGAGATTTTAGTTAATTTGACAGAAAAGGTCGAAAGTATTCTTAGAGCTAATTAA
- the lgt gene encoding prolipoprotein diacylglyceryl transferase, translated as MYDFTAWWQHLPSQMNPVIFSVGSIAIRWYGTMYIVAFAIVYLLSRYRIANEKLPFDKTFPGDALTWAMGGVLIGGRLGYILFYGFEWFLLDPIGTLLPFNFGSGACAFSGISGMSFHGGLIGVAIAMWLFARKQQVDFLKTVDLFIPALPLGYTFGRLGNFINGELYGRVTTSAIGMYFPDAPTVELRHPSQLYEAFFEGIVLFVILWSIRKKAPWPGFLSGLYLIGYGTVRFFIEFFREPDAQLGFVFLNFSMGQVLCFIMIAVGVGIVLLSKQRAAKAGIAGGGKR; from the coding sequence ATGTACGATTTTACAGCCTGGTGGCAGCACCTCCCGTCTCAAATGAATCCCGTCATTTTTTCGGTCGGAAGCATCGCCATCCGCTGGTACGGCACCATGTACATTGTGGCCTTCGCCATCGTCTATCTACTTTCGAGATACAGAATTGCCAACGAAAAGCTCCCGTTCGACAAAACCTTCCCCGGTGACGCCCTGACCTGGGCGATGGGCGGCGTGCTGATCGGCGGTCGTTTGGGCTATATATTATTCTATGGCTTCGAGTGGTTTCTGCTGGATCCAATCGGTACGCTTTTGCCGTTCAACTTCGGCAGCGGCGCGTGCGCCTTCTCCGGAATTTCAGGCATGTCGTTCCACGGCGGCCTGATCGGCGTCGCCATAGCCATGTGGCTTTTTGCCCGCAAGCAGCAGGTGGACTTTCTCAAAACCGTCGATCTCTTCATCCCTGCCTTGCCGCTCGGCTACACTTTTGGCCGCCTCGGCAACTTCATCAACGGCGAACTCTACGGCCGCGTGACCACCTCGGCCATCGGCATGTACTTCCCCGATGCTCCGACCGTGGAACTTCGTCATCCGTCGCAGCTCTACGAAGCGTTCTTCGAAGGCATCGTGCTCTTCGTCATTCTCTGGTCAATCCGCAAAAAAGCGCCTTGGCCAGGTTTCCTCTCCGGCCTCTACCTCATCGGCTACGGCACGGTACGCTTCTTCATCGAATTCTTCCGCGAACCCGACGCCCAACTCGGCTTCGTGTTCCTGAACTTCTCGATGGGCCAGGTACTTTGCTTCATTATGATCGCCGTCGGCGTGGGAATTGTGCTGCTGTCGAAGCAGCGGGCGGCAAAGGCTGGTATTGCTGGAGGTGGAAAGAGGTAG
- a CDS encoding ATP citrate lyase citrate-binding domain-containing protein has product MAKILEGPAMKLFNKWGIPVPNYVVIMDPERLAQLGEANKWLRESKLVVKAHEAIGGRFKLGLVKIGLNLDEAIAASREMIGAKIGTAEVRQVIVAEMLDHDAEFYVSIIGNKDGAELLISKHGGVDIEDNWDSVRRLQIPLDENPTIEQLTELAQNAGFEGEIAERVGKICSRLILCFDNEDAQSIEINPLVIRKSDMRFAALDAVMNVDWDARFRHADWDFKPVSEIGRPFTEAEQQIMDIDSRIKGSVKFVEVPGGEVALLTAGGGASVFYADAVVARGGTIANYAEYSGDPADWAVEALTETICRLPNIKHIIVGGAIANFTDVKATFSGIINGFRESKSKGYLEGVKIWVRRGGPNEAQGLAAIRQLQEEGFDIHVYDRSMPMTDIVDMALKS; this is encoded by the coding sequence ATGGCTAAAATTCTTGAAGGGCCTGCCATGAAATTGTTCAACAAGTGGGGCATTCCTGTGCCTAATTATGTTGTTATCATGGACCCTGAACGTCTTGCACAGCTTGGTGAAGCTAATAAATGGCTGCGTGAATCAAAACTTGTCGTCAAAGCTCACGAAGCCATCGGCGGCCGGTTCAAGCTCGGTCTCGTCAAAATCGGCCTCAACCTCGACGAAGCCATCGCGGCCTCGCGCGAGATGATTGGCGCAAAGATCGGCACCGCCGAAGTCCGCCAGGTTATTGTGGCGGAGATGCTCGATCACGATGCAGAGTTTTATGTCTCCATCATTGGCAACAAAGACGGTGCGGAGTTGCTGATTTCCAAACATGGCGGCGTCGATATCGAAGATAACTGGGACAGCGTCCGCCGCCTCCAGATTCCGCTCGACGAGAATCCCACCATCGAGCAGCTCACCGAACTGGCCCAGAACGCCGGTTTCGAAGGTGAAATCGCCGAGCGCGTCGGCAAGATTTGCTCACGTCTCATCCTCTGCTTTGACAACGAGGACGCTCAGTCCATCGAGATCAACCCGCTGGTCATCCGCAAGAGCGACATGCGTTTCGCTGCGCTCGACGCTGTGATGAACGTCGATTGGGATGCACGGTTCCGCCATGCCGACTGGGATTTCAAACCGGTTTCCGAAATTGGCCGTCCGTTCACCGAGGCCGAGCAGCAGATCATGGACATCGACTCCCGCATCAAGGGTTCGGTCAAGTTCGTCGAGGTTCCGGGTGGTGAAGTGGCTCTCCTGACCGCTGGCGGCGGCGCTTCGGTTTTCTACGCCGACGCGGTCGTTGCAAGGGGCGGCACCATCGCCAACTATGCCGAGTACTCTGGCGACCCGGCTGACTGGGCTGTCGAGGCGCTCACTGAGACCATCTGCCGCTTGCCCAACATCAAGCACATCATCGTCGGCGGTGCTATCGCCAACTTCACCGACGTGAAGGCTACCTTCAGCGGCATCATCAACGGCTTCCGCGAGAGCAAGTCCAAAGGCTACCTCGAAGGCGTCAAAATCTGGGTGCGCCGTGGCGGCCCGAACGAGGCGCAGGGGCTTGCCGCCATCAGGCAGCTTCAGGAGGAAGGGTTCGACATCCACGTCTACGACCGCTCCATGCCGATGACCGACATCGTCGATATGGCTTTGAAGTCTTGA